In the genome of Bufo bufo chromosome 9, aBufBuf1.1, whole genome shotgun sequence, the window CGGGAGAGTAGGCATGGCATACAGTATGGCTGCAGGTTCCGCTTGCATAGGGAAAGCTATGTGACaaaccttaaagggcatctgtcagcagttttgtaacgcccccgttgctcctaggggatcatttgcatatatttatttatatttatcacttttctcagtaatgcgggcacatatgaacatgggaccaacactgatgccttcagctgccaagcgcacatgtaataggtcagccagtgtcatagggacaaaactgctgacagatgccctttaacaagaCGGCTGACTACAAAGTATCTATAAtgattgtcacccagctttaccAAAGACAGATATAGAAGAGTAATGCATCTCATTGGCTTGTACCTGCAGCTTACCATTCGCACAGCAGTGGTGATAAGCGGTGGAAACGGGCTgacagccacttctctccaaggcCATATCTATGATTCCTGTACACTGGCCTCGAGATAGCCGAAATTCAGGGAAGTAACCGTTCTTTTGTTTTATTTGCCGCAGGGCATCAAAGGTCTCTACAGGGGGATGGCGGCCCCCATCATCGGCGTCACCCCAATGTTTGCCGTTTGCTTTTTCGGTTTTGGTCTTGGGAAGAAACTCCAGCAGAAACATCCGGAAGAAGTTCTCACGTAAGACACGGACTCCTCCGAGTCTTGGGAGGGGGGGAAGTAGCCGTCTGTTAATTAATTTCTTCGGATAATAAAGCGATTTCTCCCCCGAGCATGCCAGTTCTCGTTAAATTAATTGCTGCTAATTAAACTTTAGTCCCTGCAGCCAAAGCGGCCTTGTGCGGCGGATGCTGGGGGTTGTCCTTCGTGGCAGCgcctgtgcagtgtgtgtatatagatctATCCAGAGGGCCTGTCTGCATAACTGGTATCATAGCACCATTGTTTATAGTGCTCATCACTGTAGCAAATCCTccgctgtgagaagtattaggtcTGCCAACAGATGTAAAGGGGAATGttcccattccctgacagcaagcagttattGAGCCTGGGCAATGGGTGAAGATCACCAAAACCTAAGGAGAGGCACATAGGTAGTGGTCATTGGCCTTGTTATGTCACTGAAGACTGCTACAGTCTGCCTCTCCCCCTGGGTGtagtggctgataacagggagcagtagccttaaaggggttggcccatctcctaCATTGAGGGCGTATTGCATGGATATGCCCCTaacgtctgataggtgcgggtcccacttctgggacctgtACCTATCTGTAAACGGAACCCACAAAGTGAGGGAGAATGGACTGTGCCTCTGtgaccgccctccattcatttctgaaaATAGACGAGCggcgcgcttggctattttcgcatTGTGCAAGCGCAGCTACTGCTCCACTATGGGACTGACGGAATTAGacaagccagcgcttggctatttttggaagtgccatagaaatgaatgggaagagcGGCGTGCAAGCGCAGCTACCGCTCCACTTACTACTGTGGGACTGACGGAAGTAGACGAGCCAGCACTCTGCTACTTTCGGCAGTCCCACATAAATGGTCCGCTCTCGCTTTGTAGGCTCTGTTTtagatgcaggtcccagaggtgagacctgcgCCTATCAGACAGATCCTTGCGATTTTTTGACCCCTTTAAAGTGTCactaactttgaaaaaaaaataaacgaaaaacttttgatatgtcatagagacatactgAAAGCGTAGAGCGCTGagaccaccactgatctctagaacgaggggagagaagTGCTCACCTATCACGGTCTCTCTCCTTGCTGCGTGagactggctccatagaagttccAATTTGTTctcgcttctctctcctcgttctagagaCTGGTGGTAGTCTCGCCGCTCAGTCACCACCGATCTAAACTTTTCATATGTCTCTATGACCTATGTATACGtttttttgaaaagttagtgaccctttaagaTTTTGTGTCCCTTGAATACTATGCGTGGACCTTAATGCCGTGATCTTCCGGTTCCCCCCCCCCTGTCTTAAttgctgcttttgcaggccttgcaTACTGGAGGGGTATGATCCCGCCACCCGTCCCCCCGCCCGGCCTGTGTAAGGTACGTGTGCCTTGCCGTCGGTGTACATATTTTGTTTTGGTCTCTTGGTTGTATTTGTGCCCTCCATTCCACCTCCGCTCCAGTCTTCTGCAGATTAGGCACATCGCAATGCCCGTTTTTACTATTATATGCATGTCTATATatcatatatttattattataatatatatttttttgtttaaaggtATCCCCAGCTGTTTGCAGCTGGTATGTTATCTGGGGTCTTTACGACGGCGATCATGGCACCTGGTGAAAGAATCAAGTGCCTCTTACAGGTATGCTGCCCACAGGAGAATAAAAGTGAATTAGCCACGCTGTAGACCAGTGTCACGGCTCTAGTGCATTGTAGAAGATGTAGCATTTGGAACTGAAtagttgtgctttttttttttgtgtcattcCTTCCCGTGGCCAGCAGGTGGTGCTGTTGCTGGTAATGATGAGACTGCACTACAGCATCCGCACGTACAAACCTATAAAGCTGTGGGCATATATCGCCTCCCTGCAGGTCGTCCAggataaaaaaaacatggctgcttccagaaacagcaccacatctCTCCGTGGGCtctgcctggtactgcagctgagCTCCATAGAATTGCATGGAGCCgagttgcaataccacacacaacctgtggacagttgcggcactgtttttggaagaaagcagcaatTTTATTAAAATCCTGTACAATCCCTATAGCttgacttttggctcaggagggtTTTCAGTTAAAGGGTTTGTtgacatgccataaatgtccagatgagacaatccctttaaaatggcGATTTGTCCCCGTACCAACCAGACATCTTGGAGTATTAGACTGTTACAAAGGCGGGGCCCATGCTGACGGAATACAGTAAATTGTAATTCTCCTTTGCGATTCATACAGCCTATAATTTTGTCTTCCAGATTCAGGCCGCCACCGGAGGGGTGAAATATAACGGCCCCATGGACTGCGCCAAGCAGATCTACAGAGAAGCTGGAATTAGGGGAATATACAAGGGAACGGTGCTGACGCTCATGAGAGGTATGAAGGACGGATGGGAGGCACATGGGGAATTTCACACTGCAGGTTTCAGCAAATAACACTAGGGGGAGACATTACAGAGCAGGAGATGTCCGCCTGCAGCTATACAGTGGGGGTCAGACAGCGGAGGTGAAGGCTTGATAGGTAGGGAACCCTCCGTGTATTGTCTCCTACTTGAGCCAGTTCCGGGGTACTTGGCACGTGATGGTATTCGGATGATTACACTCGCCGGCCCCTTCTGCAGATGATTAGATTCAGGAGCGACGTGTCAGCCTTCCGTTGATTAAATTTCACATCCTAATCAGAGGCACAGCCGCACAATTCTGTAAAAAGGCGTAAAAGAAGGTCAGCTAATTGTATTCATCACGCCAGCAAGAACCAGCACCCAGATCCTGGGAGATTACAGATGATCCAAGACGGTATAACTGTCTCTTTAACGGATAGGTATAAGTGAGGGCGCCGTACTGTATGTCCAGAGCAATACAGACGCTTAGAACCGGTGACTTCACTGAGGCTGGAGGTGCAATGTACCTCATGCCTCATTGACTTTACTGCTAAAGAGTCTGTAACATATTCAGTGATGGAAGTCAATGCCAATAAGGCACTGCAGTCGCTTCATTCCCAGGATAGGATTTTTTTAAGGGATATTAAAGTGCATCTGTCCGAAGATTTGTAcctacaccggctgacctgttacatgtgcacttggcagctgaagacatccgtgttggtcccatgttcatatctgcCCGCATTtaattaatatatgcaaatgagcctctaggagcaacgggggcgttaccattgcacctagaggctctgctctctctctctctcattaacTGTCTCCACTTTGCCAgagcaggcagtgaaaacatcatcacacctggtcctgtcaatcaaagtggagacggTGAGGCagtttgcagagagagcagagcctctaggtgtaatggcaacacccctgttgctcctagaggctttatttgcatatattaatgcgggcagatatgaacatgggaccaacacagatgccttcagatgcaagtgcacatggaacaggtcagccggtgtcatagggacaaatctgctcagACGCTCTTTAAAAATGTGATGTCATTACTATGATGGGCCATCACTTCATGATCATTGGGGTCTGACCTATgggaaagtgatggcatatcctagatgGGAATACCTCCATCTGTGTCTAGGAAAGCTGTGTGGAATCTGCTACAGATGTTAGTGGTTGTCACCTAGCTTTccccacccccctgtagggcaatgtgCGTAGGTTGTCAGTGGTGCATTCACTTGTATCGGTGCACAACTAGACGGTTTGACTTATTGGGGCTGTAGGAAAGCTAGGTGACAACCCCATGGGAGAAAAGTCTTAAATGTCAGCAGAAGATGCCTTTCTAATTATCTGTTGCCTCGTTACTGGAGGTTGTTACTGGGAACCAGTGTAGCGGGTGAACTCTGTGTCTTTGTCTTGTAGATGTTCCGCCAGTGGATGTACTTTATGACCTACGAATGGCTGAAGAAACGTCCTCACACCGGAGGGCCACAGGTAATCTGCGGGAAGGGTCAGCTCTGCTCAGTGGACTCTCGACAGGATCATAGACGGTCACTGGACTTTATAAAAAGACGACGTGGGTACCATATAGTGATTGTCAGTAATGGTAGTGACAGGGGGTGGATAGAGAGCGCCCAGGATGACTGACCAGgactagtgacatcactgagtctATACCATGACATCACTTAGGAGATATCAGAGGGTGAAGTAATCTGCTGTTTGTAACAGGAGACCACCATTGTCTGTGTGAAGGGCTCGTGAGCGTGGGTCTTACGCGGTTTGTATCTATTGACAGAGAAAAAATCTTTACAGTGGATTGCTGCGGGCCAGtgacatcatctctttcaggcACATGCTAGGCACAgtcccattcaagggaatggggctgagctgcaataccaagcacagccactatacaatgtatggcgctgtgcttggtgagctgtgaagaGACCGCAGTAATCGCCGCAGCCCTCTCAAaccgctgatcggcggggggtgcttagagttggacccctgccgatcagaatttgaagacctctcctgaggataggtcataaatattaaaCTCACGAAAAACCccttaatattaatgacctatgttCAGTttcagatcggtggaggtctgactcctggcgCCAACAACACGATCAGCTGGAGGCGCCTCGATGGTCAGGTGAGCCTGCAGCCACTTCAAAGTTTTCCAGGCACAgcaccagcgccatacattgtgtagtggctgtgtctggtattgcagcctcACTTGAATGGTACTAGGTATAGCCACTATTAAGTGTATGGTGCTGCTCCTAGTAAACtgtgaagaggccgcagcactctcCTGCCACCAGTCAGCTGATCTGTATTGGTGCCTTGAACTGGAACCCCCACCGTTCTGATACCAATGGCCTATCCTAAGTATATAccgtcccagaaaacccctttaactgctgggacccccaccattcCCTGCCAGTCGCTTGTCCTCGTTCCCCGCCTCTGGGACATTGCCTGCAGCAAAATGGTTTGTTTCTGAAATACAATTTAAGGAGTTTATTTCTTACCCCTGTGAACGGTCGATCTGAGCCAGAATATCCGGTCTGGCGGGTACGCGGCGTGGGGCGGGCTCCTGTCCTTGGTTTGATGTGTGCACAGATATAATTGGTGTAAATAAAGTAAAGCCCTGTAATCATCATGTTATTGCACTCAAACCACAGTACAGAACCTCCTTTATGATTTATAGAGTAAATGGGGGTGGGGTGAAAATAGAAGACCCAGAATATAAATATAGATGCAGCAGAGCCCAGAGTGTTACTATTATATCCCTTTTGTTCTGTGGGGTTTTACATAGAAAGTAACGCTACTGTGTTAAATTATCTCATAATGCACAGACAAccaatacagctctgctgcatctcttATCCACCTATAGAACATATGGCAGTAGGGATGTGTGTGTAGTTAGGTAGACTATTCTTGTGTCCATACCACAAAGGGTTGAGAGAATGTGACTGTAAATCTGTTCAGTAACCGAGCAAGCTGTGCGGCTGCTCTTACTGCTCCGCAGGGATTATTTCGATTGTATGCCCATGCACGCGACGCCCCCTCGCCCGCTTCATTCTCGACCTGCTGAGCAACTAGACGAGTTTGCAAAGAGAGCAGCTACATCAGCAGAGGTTCTCGTTAAGGTTGCACATAGCTGGAGCCGTAAGGGGAGGCCATACATACAGGCTGTGACCACCGTGGAAATGAATGGAAACCCGAAGGTTTTTTTTACCCCCAGCAGGCCCGGATGGATGGGGACAGTTATGTGGATGTTCCTGCCTCATTTTAGTGGTGTGGGCCCCACTCATTCATGGTCACCAGCCACATCGCAGCTGTGTATAAAGGGGCAcaacttaaagggttttttccatGAACTACACTTGTCACCTAAGAGGAATGGGTTTCCTATGTCCTCTGTTTGAATGGATCTGCAATCACACATGGCCGCTGCCACTCTATTCAAACTCTACGGGACTGACTGAGGTAGATGATGTAGACATACGGGCTCCCATTCTTGGAGTCAGTTGGGTGCCCATCAGTCAGACGTTGTGGATTGGTGATAAGTGTTGTTCGGGGAAAtctcctttaaagggcatctgtcagcagttttgcacctatgacaccggctgacctgttacatgtgcgcttggcagctgaagacatcggtgttggtcccatgttcctatgtgcccgcattgctgggaaaaattaggttttaatatatgcaaatgagcctctaggagcaacaggggcgctgccattacacctagaggctccgttctctctGCAACAGcttcgccctctgcactttgacagagcCTGGCGTGataatgtttacactgcctggccctgtcaatcaaattgcagaaggcacggcagctgcagcagagagagcagtgcctctaggtgtaacggccactcccctgttgctcctagcagttcatttgcatatattaaaatatttttctcagcaatgtgggcacatatgaacatggaaccaacgcagatgccttcagctgccaagtgcacatgtaacagatgccctttaagcgggCCATAAGGGCCGTTCACACTGAGGTTTTTGGGctgattttggtgcattttctgcttTGGAATCGGAGCCAAAAGACAACTCCAAGCAGTTTGTCATtcataaatttttaatttttttggggaagaAGCATGTCCTATCTTGGAGCGGAATCCGGGGTTTTTTGGTGCAGATGCGCATTAAAAAAAGCAAGCAAAAAATGCAGTTATAAATTAAagtatacacccccaaaaaagcgCGTCCAAAACAAAAAGCTTCAATATCCGCAGGAATTCTGATCAAATTTTTGGAGACTGATTTTCAAAATCAGTGGTGTGAATGTAACCCTAAAGGTTATTTCTGTGTACACTGGAATGTTTTACTGTTACACTGTAACAAACCTACAGGGACAGAGATGTGTGCTGCTGCGTTTAGATACAACTGTAGCGGCTCCTCAGCTGTGAGGTGTATTCAGGCTCAGCTGCGATATTACAGGCGCACAGCCGTAGTCACGCTATAAGttaatttgttcttttttttttttttctccccccaacAGTGTCAGTGAGCTGAGTGTTCCTCGAATTCTTTTCGCCGGTGGTATGGCTGGAATCTTTAACTGGGCTGTCGCAATTCCCCCAGACGTGCTAAAATCTCGTTTCCAGACAGGTGGGTGATCGGCTGGCTGTGCGGCTAGGAGTGTTAATGGGGACTTGTATTTCATTAAATCCCCGTCGTATTCTTCTTTCCTCCTTCTTTTTCCACCTCTTCAAGTGCTAATAATTTCCGAGCCTCTTGTGAATTGAATTACACTCTGCGGGTCTGCGTGCCGATAACTGGgaggatgtagtagagctgagctGCGTGCAAAATAATGAAATGATTCCAGATTAACATGCAGAGCATAAGAATATGGAGATAAGCAGCACAGGCCAAagatcagtggtgcccaaccCAAGGCTCGTcatactacaacttccagcattgcAAACTCTTGATGTGGGCATACAACAGGACGGACCGCTAACCCCCGGGGTCGGTTTACATGTCTCTCCTTAGTAAGTACCTTGAAATTGCTGGGGTGCCATTCGTCGAATTTTGCTttgttgttcctctgttattcttcccTGAAATGTGTGTATAAATTGATAACTGGGTTTTCCTATTTCACTTCTCAATAGGAGGGTGACACTACACATTCTGACA includes:
- the SLC25A20 gene encoding LOW QUALITY PROTEIN: mitochondrial carnitine/acylcarnitine carrier protein (The sequence of the model RefSeq protein was modified relative to this genomic sequence to represent the inferred CDS: deleted 1 base in 1 codon) — translated: MSEKKQQVISPVKNFFAGGFGGVCLVFVGHPLDTIKVRIQTQPKPGPGQLPLYSGTFDCFKKTLVNEGIKGLYRGMAAPIIGVTPMFAVCFFGFGLGKKLQQKHPEEVLTYPQLFAAGMLSGVFTTAIMAPGERIKCLLQIQAATGGVKYNGPMDCAKQIYREAGIRGIYKGTVLTLMRDMFRQWMYFMTYEWLKNVLTPEGHSVSELSVPRILFAGGMAGIFNWAVAIPPDVLKSRFQTAPAGKYPNGFRDVLRELIREEGIGSLYKGFTAVMLRAFPANAVSCFLGFEVAMKCLNWAAPNL